Proteins encoded by one window of Pseudonocardia sp. HH130629-09:
- the obgE gene encoding GTPase ObgE, with amino-acid sequence MSRFVDRVVLHATAGAGGNGCASVHREKFKPLGGPDGGNGGRGGSVVLVVDAGVHTLLDYHHRPRAEAKNGTQGQGAFKQGANAPDLELRVPDGTVVLDANGEVVADLVGVGTRFVAAEGGRGGLGNVALASAARKAPGFALLGEPGDEVELTLELRSLADVGLVGFPSAGKSSLVAALSAARPKIADYPFTTLVPQLGVVSAGDDTFTVADVPGLIPGAAEGRGLGLEFLRHIERCSVLVHVVDCATFETERDPVSDIEALETELAHYAEALGTSALGERIDQRPRLVALNKIDVPDAADLVDMVRDDLTERFGWPVYAISTASRAGLRELSFAMAERVAAARAARPEAEPSRIVLRPRAVDDTGFTITPDPELDGGFIVRGERPERWIRQTAFENDEAVGYLADRLARLGVEEALAKAGAVPGCPVTIGQVTFDWEPSTPAGVAALLTGRGTDIRLEGNERVGAAERKRARVARRAHLSDAELAAGARYSSDHEIEE; translated from the coding sequence ATGTCCCGGTTCGTGGACCGCGTCGTGCTGCACGCGACCGCGGGTGCCGGGGGCAACGGCTGCGCCTCGGTACACCGCGAGAAGTTCAAGCCGCTCGGCGGCCCCGACGGCGGCAACGGCGGCCGGGGCGGCTCGGTCGTGCTCGTCGTCGACGCGGGCGTGCACACGCTGCTCGACTACCACCACCGCCCCCGCGCGGAGGCGAAGAACGGCACCCAGGGGCAGGGGGCGTTCAAGCAGGGCGCCAACGCCCCGGACCTGGAGCTGCGGGTGCCCGACGGCACCGTCGTGCTCGACGCGAATGGCGAGGTCGTCGCCGACCTGGTCGGGGTCGGCACCCGGTTCGTCGCCGCCGAGGGCGGACGGGGCGGGCTCGGCAACGTCGCGCTGGCCTCCGCCGCCCGCAAGGCACCGGGCTTCGCGCTGCTCGGCGAGCCCGGCGACGAGGTCGAACTGACCCTGGAGCTGCGCAGCCTCGCCGACGTCGGCCTCGTCGGGTTCCCCAGCGCGGGCAAGTCCTCGCTGGTCGCGGCGCTGTCCGCGGCCCGTCCGAAGATCGCCGACTACCCGTTCACCACCCTCGTGCCGCAGCTCGGCGTGGTCAGCGCCGGCGACGACACCTTCACCGTCGCCGACGTCCCCGGCCTCATCCCCGGCGCCGCCGAGGGCCGTGGCCTCGGCCTGGAGTTCCTGCGCCACATCGAGCGCTGCTCGGTGCTGGTGCACGTCGTGGACTGCGCGACCTTCGAGACCGAGCGCGACCCGGTGTCCGACATCGAGGCGCTGGAGACCGAGCTGGCGCACTACGCCGAGGCGCTCGGCACCAGCGCGCTGGGCGAGCGGATCGACCAGCGGCCGCGCCTGGTCGCGCTCAACAAGATCGACGTCCCGGACGCCGCCGACCTGGTCGACATGGTCCGCGACGACCTGACCGAGCGCTTCGGCTGGCCGGTGTACGCGATCTCCACCGCGTCCCGCGCCGGGCTGCGCGAGCTGAGCTTCGCGATGGCCGAGCGGGTCGCCGCGGCCCGCGCCGCGCGCCCGGAGGCCGAGCCGAGCCGGATCGTGCTGCGCCCGCGCGCCGTCGACGACACCGGCTTCACCATCACACCCGACCCGGAGCTCGACGGCGGGTTCATCGTGCGCGGGGAACGCCCCGAGCGGTGGATCCGCCAGACCGCGTTCGAGAACGACGAGGCCGTCGGCTACCTCGCCGACCGGCTCGCCCGGCTCGGCGTGGAGGAGGCGCTGGCCAAGGCCGGAGCCGTCCCCGGCTGCCCGGTCACCATCGGCCAGGTCACCTTCGACTGGGAGCCGTCCACCCCGGCCGGCGTCGCCGCCCTGCTCACCGGGCGCGGCACCGACATCCGGCTGGAGGGCAACGAGCGGGTCGGCGCCGCCGAGCGCAAGCGCGCCCGGGTGGCGCGCCGGGCGCACCTGTCCGACGCCGAGCTCGCCGCGGGCGCCCGCTACTCCTCGGATCACGAGATCGAGGAGTGA
- a CDS encoding methyltransferase domain-containing protein has translation MSADRARSALVASLVSAGRVRTPAVRAALETVPRHLFLPALDPGEAYADVAVPIKVDDGVTVSSVSQPSMVAIMLEQLGAGPGHRVLEVGAGAGWNAALLAELVGPDGAVTTLDIDDDLVAGARANLDTAGFDDVDVVAGDGALGYPPGAPYDRIELTVGSTGVRPEWVAQLAPGGRLLLPLTVRGSQLSVAFVHTAPGRLRSSSVRSCAFVRLRGEGADQGAEVSLPDGRWRVQPACGSDDADDPDPRALARATTGEGTARPVAAAGTVADLWDGLGLWAAVADPGVVRLFGPAEGGAAPTLFDLGGVRATLGLVAGDGCAVLLAAPEATVRACGPDGDLAAERLAGLIAGWVDAGRPHAADLRIEAVVPSLADPRDGADSATSATGAPGAGPGEVLVDGAGTRLTLRWGPAHAGG, from the coding sequence ATGTCGGCCGACCGCGCCCGTTCCGCGCTGGTCGCGTCCCTGGTCAGCGCCGGCCGGGTGCGCACCCCCGCGGTCCGCGCGGCACTGGAGACGGTGCCGCGCCACCTGTTCCTGCCCGCCCTCGATCCCGGCGAGGCCTACGCCGACGTCGCCGTCCCGATCAAGGTCGACGACGGCGTGACGGTCAGCTCGGTCTCCCAGCCGTCGATGGTCGCGATCATGCTGGAACAGCTGGGCGCCGGGCCGGGGCACCGGGTGCTGGAGGTCGGCGCGGGGGCCGGCTGGAACGCGGCTCTGCTGGCTGAGCTGGTCGGCCCGGACGGAGCCGTGACCACCCTCGACATCGACGACGACCTGGTCGCCGGGGCCCGGGCGAACCTGGACACCGCCGGGTTCGACGACGTCGACGTCGTCGCCGGGGACGGGGCGCTCGGGTACCCGCCCGGGGCGCCCTACGACCGCATCGAGCTGACGGTCGGCTCCACCGGCGTCCGGCCGGAGTGGGTCGCCCAGCTCGCGCCCGGCGGCCGGCTGCTGCTGCCGCTCACGGTCCGCGGCAGCCAGCTGTCGGTGGCGTTCGTCCACACCGCCCCGGGGCGGCTGCGGTCGAGCTCGGTGCGCAGCTGCGCGTTCGTCCGGCTGCGCGGGGAGGGTGCGGACCAGGGGGCCGAGGTCTCGCTGCCCGACGGACGGTGGCGGGTGCAGCCCGCCTGTGGCTCCGACGACGCCGACGACCCGGACCCGCGGGCACTGGCCCGCGCGACCACCGGCGAGGGCACCGCCCGGCCCGTCGCCGCGGCGGGCACGGTGGCGGACCTGTGGGACGGGCTCGGGCTGTGGGCCGCGGTCGCCGACCCGGGGGTGGTGCGGCTGTTCGGCCCGGCCGAGGGCGGGGCCGCGCCGACGTTGTTCGACCTCGGTGGCGTCCGCGCGACGCTGGGCCTGGTCGCCGGCGACGGGTGCGCGGTGCTGCTGGCGGCCCCGGAGGCGACGGTGCGGGCCTGCGGGCCGGACGGTGACCTCGCCGCCGAGCGGCTGGCCGGGCTGATCGCGGGGTGGGTCGACGCGGGCCGGCCGCACGCGGCGGACCTGCGCATCGAGGCGGTCGTCCCGTCGCTCGCCGATCCCCGGGACGGCGCCGACAGCGCCACCAGTGCCACCGGAGCGCCCGGGGCCGGGCCGGGCGAGGTGCTGGTGGACGGTGCGGGTACCCGGCTGACCCTGCGCTGGGGTCCGGCCCACGCCGGGGGCTGA
- a CDS encoding BTAD domain-containing putative transcriptional regulator, translating into MAALTELRAGIREDRAAAALATGEDLTLLDELAALTTEFPLRERAWALRARALYRTGRRADALAVLRTARDLLAEELTAQGAGQLPAALADSSGLLVLDNCEHVLDAVAELLTTLLPACPGVRVVTTSREPVDLPGNSCGNSRRCPPPRPSSCSWTARRPRHPAPHRPATTGRSSPRSAPGSTGSRWPSSWPPPAAAPCSVGEIADALDDRFSLLVVAGRGNPARHRSLERTIALSVDDLDPADRRLFAALSVFTGGFDAAAAAAVVGAPVRDGLATLVAKSLVGVAAGAPGPRRFALLETLRAFGDTLLDDAGRAAARTAHRRWVLDVVTVADAAWLGHDAARWFGRVRAEQPNVRAALADGRTAAVDDALRLAGALAAAGPDADPEAVGLAHVASGPLRYLAGDPAGAAADVAAGLERVAPARHPTKVARGLAFRAYLAAATDPAAAQALLGEALAVSRAAGDGPGESETLMAAGHLARLGGDTATALDVLRSAVAVARRAGHGFADGSSRWHLVKTLLDRGDAAAALDEAESLVRFLGGEPDVTSWLVATHTLAGALGQSGDGVRGARLLGAVSAIGGEVGYRPEEMDPQDSERDVALVRAALGGSAERYATAFTEGVAGGRATVAAVLDELGDGDGAARAVGRSA; encoded by the coding sequence GTGGCCGCGCTGACCGAGCTGCGCGCCGGGATCCGCGAGGACCGGGCCGCCGCCGCACTCGCCACCGGCGAGGACCTGACGCTGCTCGACGAGCTGGCCGCGCTCACCACCGAGTTCCCGCTGCGCGAGCGCGCGTGGGCGCTGCGGGCCCGCGCGCTCTACCGCACCGGGCGCCGGGCCGACGCGCTGGCCGTCCTGCGGACCGCGCGGGACCTGCTCGCCGAGGAGCTCACCGCGCAGGGCGCCGGCCAGCTCCCCGCGGCCCTCGCCGACAGCTCAGGCCTGCTGGTGCTCGACAACTGCGAGCACGTCCTCGACGCGGTCGCCGAGCTGCTCACGACGCTGCTGCCCGCCTGCCCCGGGGTGCGGGTGGTCACGACCAGCCGCGAGCCCGTCGACCTGCCGGGGAACAGCTGCGGGAACTCGCGCCGCTGTCCCCCGCCGCGGCCGAGCAGCTGTTCCTGGACCGCGCGTCGGCCGCGGCACCCGGCGCCACACCGACCGGCGACGACCGGGCGCTCGTCGCCGAGGTCTGCGCCCGGCTCGACCGGCTCCCGCTGGCCGTCGAGCTGGCCGCCGCCCGCAGCCGCACCCTGTTCGGTCGGGGAGATCGCGGACGCCCTCGACGACCGGTTCTCCCTGCTCGTGGTGGCCGGCCGGGGCAACCCCGCCCGGCACCGCAGCCTGGAGCGCACGATCGCGCTGTCGGTCGACGACCTCGACCCGGCCGACCGTCGACTGTTCGCCGCGCTGTCGGTGTTCACCGGCGGGTTCGACGCGGCCGCGGCCGCCGCCGTCGTCGGGGCGCCGGTCCGCGACGGGCTGGCCACCCTCGTCGCGAAGTCCCTGGTCGGCGTCGCCGCCGGTGCGCCGGGACCACGCCGGTTCGCGCTGCTGGAGACCCTGCGGGCCTTCGGCGACACCCTGCTCGACGACGCCGGGCGGGCCGCTGCCCGCACCGCGCACCGACGCTGGGTCCTCGACGTCGTGACCGTGGCCGACGCCGCGTGGCTCGGCCACGACGCGGCCCGCTGGTTCGGGCGGGTCCGCGCCGAGCAGCCGAACGTCCGGGCCGCCTTGGCCGACGGCCGCACCGCCGCCGTCGACGACGCGCTGCGCCTGGCCGGGGCGCTGGCGGCGGCCGGGCCGGACGCCGACCCGGAGGCCGTCGGGCTGGCGCACGTCGCCTCCGGACCCCTGCGCTACCTGGCCGGGGACCCGGCGGGCGCGGCCGCCGACGTCGCGGCCGGGCTGGAGCGGGTGGCCCCGGCCCGGCACCCGACCAAGGTCGCCCGCGGGCTCGCGTTCCGCGCCTACCTGGCGGCGGCGACCGACCCGGCGGCCGCGCAGGCCCTGCTGGGCGAGGCGCTCGCGGTGTCGCGCGCCGCCGGGGACGGCCCCGGTGAGTCCGAGACGCTGATGGCCGCCGGGCACCTCGCGCGGCTCGGCGGGGACACCGCGACGGCGCTGGACGTGCTCCGGTCGGCGGTGGCCGTCGCGCGGCGGGCCGGGCACGGGTTCGCCGACGGGTCCTCGCGCTGGCACCTGGTGAAGACCCTGCTCGACCGCGGTGACGCGGCCGCCGCCCTGGACGAGGCGGAGTCGCTGGTGCGGTTCCTCGGCGGCGAGCCCGACGTGACGTCCTGGCTGGTCGCGACGCACACCCTCGCGGGCGCGCTGGGGCAGTCCGGGGACGGCGTACGGGGTGCCCGGCTGCTCGGGGCGGTGTCCGCGATCGGCGGCGAGGTCGGCTACCGGCCCGAGGAGATGGACCCGCAGGACTCCGAGCGCGACGTCGCCCTGGTCCGGGCCGCCCTCGGCGGGTCCGCCGAGCGGTACGCGACCGCGTTCACCGAGGGTGTCGCGGGTGGGCGGGCGACGGTCGCCGCGGTCCTCGACGAGCTCGGCGACGGCGACGGCGCCGCCCGGGCCGTGGGCCGCAGCGCCTGA
- the proB gene encoding glutamate 5-kinase, which produces MSTRATLGAAKRIVVKVGSSSLTSLTGGLDPARLDALVDALMGRRAAGTQVVLVSSGAIAAGLAPLQLRRRPRDLATQQAAAAVGQLLLAHAYSASFARHGQGIGQVLLTADDMIRRSNYRNAQRTLERLLQLGSLPVVNENDTVATAEIRVGDNDRLAALVAHIVGADALVLLSDVDGLYDGHPRDPGTSLISEVDDPAELAGVSVTRPGSGLGTGGMATKVEAAAMASAAGIPVLLTAADRIADALACTDDGPKVGTVFRAAGTRMSARRFWLRHAADVRGALDLDDGAVEAVRKRRRSLLAAGVHGVSGDFVAGDVVELRAPYGRPIARGVVSYDATELPHMIGRRSRELPPEQRRELVHADDLVLL; this is translated from the coding sequence GTGAGCACGCGCGCCACGCTGGGTGCCGCGAAGCGGATCGTGGTGAAGGTCGGGTCGTCGTCGCTGACGAGTCTGACCGGCGGGCTCGATCCGGCCCGGCTCGACGCGCTGGTCGACGCCCTGATGGGGCGCCGCGCCGCCGGCACACAGGTGGTGCTCGTCTCCTCGGGGGCGATCGCGGCCGGGCTCGCGCCACTGCAGCTGCGCAGGCGGCCGCGGGACCTCGCGACCCAGCAGGCCGCCGCGGCGGTCGGGCAGCTGCTGCTCGCCCACGCCTACTCGGCGTCCTTCGCCCGGCACGGGCAGGGCATCGGGCAGGTCCTGCTCACCGCCGACGACATGATCCGCCGCTCGAACTACCGCAACGCCCAGCGCACGCTGGAGCGGCTGCTGCAGCTCGGGTCGCTGCCGGTGGTCAACGAGAACGACACCGTCGCCACCGCCGAGATCCGGGTGGGCGACAACGACCGGCTCGCCGCACTCGTCGCGCACATCGTCGGCGCCGACGCGCTCGTGCTGCTCTCCGACGTCGACGGCCTCTACGACGGCCACCCGCGCGACCCCGGCACGTCGCTGATCTCCGAGGTCGACGACCCGGCCGAGCTCGCCGGGGTCAGCGTCACCCGTCCCGGGTCCGGGCTGGGCACCGGCGGCATGGCCACCAAGGTCGAGGCGGCCGCGATGGCGTCGGCCGCCGGGATCCCGGTGCTGCTGACCGCCGCCGACCGGATCGCCGACGCCCTGGCCTGCACCGACGACGGGCCGAAGGTCGGCACCGTGTTCCGCGCCGCCGGGACCCGGATGAGCGCCCGCCGATTCTGGCTGCGGCACGCCGCCGACGTCCGCGGGGCCCTCGACCTCGACGACGGCGCGGTCGAGGCCGTCCGGAAGCGGCGTCGCTCGCTGCTCGCGGCGGGTGTCCACGGGGTCTCCGGCGACTTCGTCGCGGGGGACGTGGTCGAGCTCCGCGCCCCGTACGGCCGCCCGATCGCCCGCGGCGTGGTGTCCTACGACGCGACCGAGCTGCCGCACATGATCGGCCGCCGGAGCCGCGAGCTGCCCCCCGAACAGCGGCGCGAACTCGTCCACGCGGACGACCTCGTTCTGCTCTAG